AGGGACTGCATTTCTATGTTCCATATTCCATATAAGCCATCCATATATATACTGATGCAAATAAAATAGATCTGGAGAAACATATCAGAATACAATCTGACATGGTAGTAAATAAAAAAAGCTGTGATGATATTTATAAGTCCTATAGGCCAGGTCAGGATGTTTTCTTTGGCCGCATAATAAACAGCCACTATACCCGCAGCAACAGAAATTAATTCAATAAAACTAATGGAATATCCAATAAGGGTAAATGCAGTATCGAACCAGGAAATGGCAGTTAGTATTATTAAATTTAAAGATGCTATAGTAGCCGAATTATTTTAGTTTTTTCGTACCTGTACCAACGAGATAACCTTTATTAAATACCTCAATTTGGTAAATGCCTGCTGAGAATCCTCCTGGATTTTTGAATTGTCCGCAAATTTTCTTTTCATCATTGGCGTAAGCGGTGGTGACCACTGCCGAATATTTAATCATCTCGCCATTGAGATCATTGCGAATGACGCCGGAACCCTCTGATTCGATGGATTGCGTTTCACCTGTTGGAGATATGATGCGTATATAAAATTTTTCGCTACCGGATTCTGCATTTTTATTGACGCTGGTTTTAAAACAAACTTCCATAAAATCAACTTCACCTGCTTTGGGAAACACCTTTAGGTTTTTGCCTTCTCTTTCCTGAAAAGCTTCCGCGTCAATTTTACTAACCGGAATGGCAGTTGCCCTATTGTATCTGCGGCTGAGTTGATCTTTTTCTTTAGATAAATTTTCTTTTCTGCAGTTACGTTTGCTTTAGCTTCGTTTAATTTTGATTTTCAGACAGCTTTGTTTGAACTTCCTGAGTAAGACTCTCCTTGTCTTTTTGGAGGCTTGTGTTTTGAACATTGAGTTGTTCATTTTCTGCTTTCAGTTTATTGATCTCCGCTATGTATTCTTTGCTGTTTGACTTCATGACTTCAATTTCCTTTCTTGCTATGGAGAGATTTTTGCTATCTCTGAGCAAACCTGAAATTTTATCTTTTTGAATGCGAAGTTCTTCCTTTTGAGTGTCAATGACTCGATTGAGTTCTTCGTTATTGGTTTTCATATCGTTCAAGTCCGAAATAGCCTGCTGATAATCTTTATCTAATTTTGCTTTGGTATCTTCCAATTGAACCAATTCGTTTTCTTTGGAGAGATTGTCTTTTTGGAGATTGGAATTATTTACAAATTGATAAACGTTCAATCCGAACAATCCAGAATGACTATAATGACCAGCGCTTTCACATTTTGATTTGATGTTGACATATTTATATGTATTTGATTTGGTAAAGTTAGTGAAATAACAAGCATTTTACTTATTTTAGTATGTTGTTTTAAAAAATCAGGGTAAACGCTGAGTGTATAACATTATGGAACTTAATAATATATTGTTTATAGATTTAGAAACAGTTACCGCTGAATCTAGTCAGAAAACCATGGGAATTAAAGCACCTGCTCGACACCATGGAAATGTGGAAGTTTGGAGACATCAAACATTTTATTTCACTCGATTTATTATCAGCTTGTCTCGGTTTAGAAAGTCCGAAATCAGATATAGATGGTAGCCAGGTAGGGCGGGTCTATTATGAAGAAGAAGATATAGATCGCATTGCGCGCTATTGTGCTCAGGATATCTGGGTCACCGCAAATGTTTATTTGAGTTTTCATCAGCAGGCGCCCATACCTTTTGATCAGGTTGTTATTTCGGAAGGGTAAGTATGGTTAAAAGGCTTAGGTAAAAGGTAAAAAGCAAGACCACACGAGAAATTTATTGTTTTTACAATCAAATTCAAATAAGTATGTAATAGCGTTAATATTAATTTCAATTCAATGCATTCTTTAACCTTTGGCCTTTTCCTTTAGCCTCTTAAATTTATTTTCTCTAATATTGTATTTTGAAATCGAACAATCCTTAAACTATAAACATGGCCCTCATTGCCCCTTCCTTATTGAGTTGCGATTTTCTGAAAATTGGAGACGAGTTAGCCTGGCTTGAAGAATCAGAAGCCGATTGGCATCACATTGATGTGATGGATGGTCGCTTCGTTCCGAATATTTCTTTTGGACTACCCGTGCTTTCGGCGATGCATAGAAAGGCACAAAAGCCTTTGGATGTGCATCTCATGATCGTGGAACCTGAAAAATACATCTCCGATTTTCGGAACGCCGGAGCAGATCATATTACGGTCCATTTAGAGGCCTGTCCACATTTGCACAGGGTTCTTCAGCAAATCAAAGAAACAGGAGCCAAAGCTGGCGTCGCTTTGAATCCACATACACCGGTTCATTTATTGTACGACGTCCTTGAAAATGTGGATATCGTATGTATGATGTCGGTGAATCCCGGATTTGGAGGTCAAAAATTTATTTACCGAACATTGGATAAAATAAAAACTTTAAAAGCTGAAATCATCAACAGAAATCTCGATGTTTTGATTGAAGTAGATGGTGGTGTTGGTTTGCAAAATGCAGAAACCATACTCCGCGCCGGTGCTGATGTACTGGTCGCCGGAAATGCTGTTTTTGCCGATGCCAAGCCAAAAGAAGTGATCCATAAATTGAAATCCATAACAGTGAATGCTTTTGAATTTTGATTGATACTTCACTTTATATACGAATCTTGTCTGCGATCAAGCTAGCCATCAGAATTACTTTGGTACTTTTTTTTATTGCAATCTCACAGTTGCATTCGCAAATTATTTCTTTTACCCTAAACGGTAAAGTAGTCGATGCTCAAGATGGAAGTCCGATTGAACTGGCCAGTGTTTATATTTCCGAAACAGCCATTTTTACAGAAACGGATGCCTTGGGAAATTTTCAATTGTTTCTTCCTCAAAAGAAAATTATCTCATTAAAGTGAACCGACTTGGCTTCAAACCCATCGAGAAAAAGATCAAATGGAAGGAAGTCCAATCAGGAAAATTAATTGAAATTTTATTGACTCGGATCGTAAACACAGAGGTTGAGATCACTGCAGAAAATGAGGATATGGAAAGTGGGGTTAGGGAAAATGTTGAATCTTTTTCGATGTTGCCAACGGTGAGTGGAAATCTGGAAAGCGTCTTACCATCCATCGCTCTCGGATTGCGCAGTAGCGCCGGCGGCGAACTGTCCTCTCAATACAGCGTTCGCGGCGGGAGTTATGATGAGAATCTGGTTTTTGTCAATGATTTTGAAATCTTCAGGCCACAGCTCATTCGCAATGGACAACAGGAAGGTTTGTCTTTTCCAAATCCCGATCTGGTAAAAGAACTCAAATTTTATTCCGGAGGATTCGAATCGAAATATGGAGATAAACTTTCGTCTGTGATGGACATCCGATATAAAAATCCGGATACTTTGAAAGCCAGTGCTGCTGCAAGTTTGTTAGGAATGAGCTTTCATTTAGAAGGCAGCTCCAATATATTTGGAAAAAATACTGCTCCAAGAAAATTGAGTTATTTGGTTGGTGCGAGATATAAAACAACCAGGTATATATTGAGCAGTCTTGATGTGAAAGGCGAATACACTCCAGATTTTCTGGATTTGCAGGGCTTTGTAAATTATGATTTAAGCAGACAATGGAAGTTGTCCTGGATTGGAAACATCAATCGCAGTCACTTTAAATTGATTCCTGAATCTTCAACGGTAGCAAAAGGCAGTTTTTTTCAGATTCTAAACCTGAATACGGAGTTTGAAGGATCTGAAGATGATTATTTTGAACAAAATATGACGGGCCTAAGCTTGAATTTTATATCAGATCAATCTCGATATCCATTTTTTATGAAGTGGAATGCTGCACTGTATTATGGTTATGAAGCTGAGCGATTTGATATCCTGGGCTACTATCGTTTGGTCGAAGTCGAAGCAGGTCAGAATGATGAAGAAGGAAAGGAAGTCAAATTATGGGGCGTAGGAACACAACATTTGTATGCACGTAATCGGCTTGAAAGTATAGTGCAACATTACGAATGGCGAGGTGCTATAGATTTTTCTTCAACCAGCTCCGGAATCGGACATTTTATGCAATGGGGTGCATGGTACCGGCGTGAACATTTGGATGACAAGATCAATGAATGGGAGCGCCTGGATTCTGCAGGATATGCCCTGCCTCTGTCTGATTCCGGATTGAGGATTTTTAATGTTTACAAATCTTCCAATGAAATCGTCAATGACAAATTTGCATGTTGGGTCCAGGATGAAATAAAATGGAAAATAAACGATCAAAATGTATTAAAAATTAACGGCGGGATTCGCCTTCATCATTCCGGATTAAATCAGGAATTCTTAATGAATCCTAGACTTAAAAATGGAATGGATTCCCATCGACAACAAACGCAATATACATGTTTGGATTTCAACCGGACTTTATCACCAGGCTCCATTTTACAGAGAGATGCGGGCTATTGATGGAAGTTTAAATACCAAATTAAAAGCTCAAAAATCTGTGCACTATGTACTGGGAATGCAACAGGAATTCTGGATGCGAAAACTGAGTCCATCCAAATTCAAATGGATTTCTGAAGTTTATTATAAAGATTTGTGGGATGTGGTATCCTATGATCTTGAGAATGTTCGCATCCGTTATTCAGGAGCTAATGATGCCAAGGCCTATGCTATCGGATGGGATAACCGGATTCACGGTGAATTTGTACCGGGCGCAGAATCCTGGGTCAATCTGTCCTTTTACGCACTCACGAACGTTTGTTAGGCATCCAACACAAAGAGCGCAGCCTTGAGCAGCCTGAAGGAAAAGATATCAATGATGTACCCAGACCCACTGATCAATTCATGGCATTGAGCATTTTTTTTCAGGACTATTTGCCGCAGAATAAAAATTTTAAAATGCATATCCAGATCAATGTGGCCAGTGGATTGCCTTATGGTCTTAAAGGAGCCAACACTGTTTACCGCAACGATCAAAGTCTCAAAGCTTACCATCGCGTGGATATCGGTTTTTCGATGCAATTGTGGGACCGATCGAAACGAATGCAAAAACCGAATTCCTTTTTTAGATTTTGCAAACAGGCCTGGATCAGTGCCGAAGTTTTTAATTTGCTCAAAGTTAAAAATGAAGCCTCCATCAAATTCCCAATTATCTCAGCAGCCAAAGGTTGAATTTGAGATTGAGGCTTGATTTTTAAAAAATTTTGGAGCTATCGCTATTATTTTGACGCTAAGGATCGGAGGGTTGCAAGTTGTGGAAGTCTGGTAGGGAGGAAGTCTGTTAGTCTGTAAGTCTGATAGTCTGCTTGTCTGTTAGTCTGTTAGTCTGTTAGTCTGCTTGTCTGCTAGTCCAACAGTCTGTTAGACAAATAGTCAAATAGTCAAATAGTCTGTTAGTCTGCAAGTCTGCTAGTCTGGTAGACAAATAGACAAATAGTCAAATAGACAAATGGACAAATAGACAGTTAGTCTGATAGTCAAATAGTTTGCTACAAATCCAGTTTGTAGATTTTTTTAGAAAGATTCTAAGCTATATTCTAGAATTTACCTTAACTTTGCGGCCCTTAATGTCGGCACAGTCTGTTTTCAGAGTAAGTCGATAGAGGTCTAAACATTAAAACTGAATAAATGGCCGTTAAAATCAGATTACAACGCAAAGGGCGCAAAAAGCACCATTTTACCACATCGTCATTGCCGATGCCAGGTCTCCTAGAGATGGAAAATTCATCGAAAAACTAGGTATTTATAACCCAATTACGAAGCCAGCTACTGTAGACATCGATCGCGATAAAGCTTTCGAATGGTTAATGAAGGAGCTCAACCCACAGATACTGTAAATGCGATCCTTCGATACAAAGGCGTATTACATCGCAAACATCTGCAAAGGGGAGTAACAAAAGGCGCTCTCACTCAGGAACAAGCAGATCACCAATATCAGGAATGGGTAAATTCAAAAGAAGGCAATATTGCCCAAAAAGTGGAAGCTCGCAAACAGGAAATGGCCGACTTCCATAAAAAGTAAGTGGAGAGGCAAAAGCAGCCGCACCTACACCTGACGTAGCTAGTACTGAGGAGGAATAAAACCGAAACCCTTAACCGATTTGCCGTTTTTTGTTTTGAATTTTATAAAATTATAGAAATATAATTTTATAAATGTACTAAATTATAAAATATTATAAACCTGGATAGGATGTATTTCTATTCAGGTTTTGTCATTCTTAGCAAACAAAATAAAACCTATGCAAGCGCTACTTCAAGATTACAAAGAACGTCTCCAGGCCGTTGCAGAATTAATACAGAGCTCAGATGAACTGGCGGCTTACCTCGAAGAGGAAACAGTAGAACTTTATAAAGTCCTACAGGAAGTTTATGAACCCATGGTAGCTGAAATTTATCAGGAGGTGGCCGAACAACATCCTTTGCAATTGCCGGAATTGGAAAAAGTCCTGCTAAATCCATTTTTTGAAGGCCTGTTCCAGCCTAGAATCCTGGGCTATAGCGTCTTGCGGGGAGAGATCAGCCATCAGTTTAAATATGTCCGCCCGCAGGAAACATTCAAACAATTTTTACTGGCCATTGCAAACTCCACCAATTTTGATGTGATCCGTCAACGAATTGGTCAAACTGTACAATTGGGTTTTGCCTTGAGCAGTGATATCTGGATTGCGAATTTATTGGATCAAATTGAAAATAAAAAGGTGAAGGCCTATTTTCAATCGATGATTCATGATCGTTTTCGGGATGCGGAAGAACGCAAAAATTTATTAAGCCGTTATAAAAAACAGTTTACACATTTCAACTTCCTGCATGCTGATTTTCCGGAAACAGTCAATGAACTTCATTTGGAGTCGACAGCACTCAAACATTTCCTGCAAAGCAGAATTGAATTTAAATCTAGTCATGACAGTTATATCGAAGAGATTCATAAACTCATAGGTCAAAAAAGTTTTTACAAAGAACCAGAGTTCATTGATTTGATTGCTTTGATTGCCAATTTTATCGAATTGAATCCTACTGAAACCCAACATCTTGCAAATGCACTCAATGCATGCAGGTATGAGAACCCGCAGTTTAATAATTTGTATTTTAAGTTTCTCAAAAATTCCTATCGCAGTGGAATTTTATTTGGGCCAATGTAGATCGCAAAGTTTTTAATTTACTCAATCGCAATGAAGGCGATGACCTGATTCGCTTTTACAATTTGTTAATGGCCATTCATGACAAAGGTTTTGTGCATGAAGACACATTGGATGTAGTCAATGCATTTTACAGTCAGTACGAAGGGATGTCGATCAACAATGAATGTTTGCGTCTGGCAGTATTGCAACTGTTTTCCAAAGTCATCACAAATCTGACAGAACCGGAATATCATAATTTTTTTGAATTACTTCGCACACTGTACAATTACATGAATGTGTTTGGAAACAGCGCATTTGATCAGGAGACTAAAGGACTTTGCATGGATTATGTGCGCAAGTTGTTAGCTTTCTATAAGGACAAAAGAAGCAAGGAATACCAGGAGATCAAAAAACATGTCAGTTCTCAATTTGTAGAATTTGAATTCCTCACTGAGAAGGAAATTATCGACCTGTTTAAGATCAAACGCAAGAAAAAGGAAGCAGAATAAGCTAACTCCCTATTACTGCTTAGCGCGGTACATATATAATAAATTACCCATGCTGCCTTAAAACTTCTTTGATTATTTTTGGTGTTCGCATACAGTAAACAATTTGACAAAAAGGGCGAATATATTGTACTTGCTTTGGTGGCACTTGAACCAGTACCTCTGGTTTAAGATTCCGGGTATTGCCTGCTTTAAAGCAGAATCCCGATCTGCTCATGTGAACCATTTGGAAGGTCAAATTTATCCCGGGCATTTATTGATTGAATTAGTACCTGATGAAGATACAGACCCAAATGAAATGCTGGATCACATGGAATCTGATTTCGGCTATGCAAAGGAGGATGTACGCGAACAATTGCTTGCGCTTCAATTTACAGCCAATACTCAATTAGAGCAACAGGGTCATTTTGAATTCATCCCTTTCGGAGCATTAAGCCTGGAGAAAAATGTTTTAGTCTTCAAACAGAGTACTTCAAATATTCACAGGGAATTTTATGGAACAAAACCTCTGCCGGTACAAGCAGTTCAAAAAGCTTATCAGCCGGATCCTGTCATCGCAACTCCCCCCGTTTATTTTGAAGCTCGAAAAAAGAAAAAATCACTAAATCCATTGTTTGTCATTTTGGGTTTGTTATGGATCATTTTTTTAGCATTGCTTTTTTGGCCGGATAAAAAGCCTACAAAGGCAATATCAATGATACCGGTCATGGACTCGACTAATATGCTCACGCAGGAAGACAGCGCAGTTCTCAAATCAATTTTAATGGCTCCCAATGATTCGCTCAATTCCCAGATAGAAAATTCTTCACAGCTGGTTGTTGATCCGGATTCGCAAGAAACCAACATCACTCCTGAAGTTATAGACTCTTTGAGCCAACTTGTCAAACATAAAGCCTGCATCATCATTGTCGGTTCCTTTATAAACAAATCAAATGCGGATCGTATGGCTCAGAAAATTGAAAAATTAAACTACCAGTTGTATAGGGGTATTTATGGAAAATTTAATCGCGTAGGAATTCAATTTGATTGTAAAGAAAAAGACCTCCAACAATTATTGAATGAAATGAAGAAACACTTCAATGCAGGTGCATGGGTTTTGAAAATGGATAAATAATATGAAACAGGATATTCTCAATCAAATACAACTAAATTTAAACAAACAATTTTTTTTGATAGCTGGTCCCTGTGTTGTCGAATCAGAGCAAATTTGTCATGATATCGCCGGGCAGGTCAATGAATTGTGCAAGCGTTTTGATATGCCCTACATTTTCAAAGCTTCTTATCGAAAAGCAAATCGTTCGAAATTAGATTCGTTTACTGGAATTGGCGATCAAACCGGATTGGAAATTATACAAAAAATTGGGAATACATTTCAAATCCCTGTCACTACGGATATCCACACCGATGAAGAAGCTGGTTTTGCAGCTGAATATGTAGATGTTTTGCAGATCCCTGCATTTTTATGCCGGCAAACTTCTTTGTTGCTGGCTGCTGCCAAAACAGGAAAGGTAGTAAATGTCAAGAAGGGACAGTTTATGAGTCCTG
The genomic region above belongs to Saprospiraceae bacterium and contains:
- a CDS encoding nicotinamide mononucleotide transporter is translated as MAVYYAAKENILTWPIGLINIITAFFIYYHVRLYSDMFLQIYFICISIYMDGLYGIWNIEMQSL
- a CDS encoding ribulose-phosphate 3-epimerase, coding for MALIAPSLLSCDFLKIGDELAWLEESEADWHHIDVMDGRFVPNISFGLPVLSAMHRKAQKPLDVHLMIVEPEKYISDFRNAGADHITVHLEACPHLHRVLQQIKETGAKAGVALNPHTPVHLLYDVLENVDIVCMMSVNPGFGGQKFIYRTLDKIKTLKAEIINRNLDVLIEVDGGVGLQNAETILRAGADVLVAGNAVFADAKPKEVIHKLKSITVNAFEF
- a CDS encoding TonB-dependent receptor plug domain-containing protein, with amino-acid sequence MNRLGFKPIEKKIKWKEVQSGKLIEILLTRIVNTEVEITAENEDMESGVRENVESFSMLPTVSGNLESVLPSIALGLRSSAGGELSSQYSVRGGSYDENLVFVNDFEIFRPQLIRNGQQEGLSFPNPDLVKELKFYSGGFESKYGDKLSSVMDIRYKNPDTLKASAAASLLGMSFHLEGSSNIFGKNTAPRKLSYLVGARYKTTRYILSSLDVKGEYTPDFLDLQGFVNYDLSRQWKLSWIGNINRSHFKLIPESSTVAKGSFFQILNLNTEFEGSEDDYFEQNMTGLSLNFISDQSRYPFFMKWNAALYYGYEAERFDILGYYRLVEVEAGQNDEEGKEVKLWGVGTQHLYARNRLESIVQHYEWRGAIDFSSTSSGIGHFMQWGAWYRREHLDDKINEWERLDSAGYALPLSDSGLRIFNVYKSSNEIVNDKFACWVQDEIKWKINDQNVLKINGGIRLHHSGLNQEFLMNPRLKNGMDSHRQQTQYTCLDFNRTLSPGSILQRDAGY
- a CDS encoding carboxypeptidase-like regulatory domain-containing protein, which encodes MLSAIKLAIRITLVLFFIAISQLHSQIISFTLNGKVVDAQDGSPIELASVYISETAIFTETDALGNFQLFLPQKKIISLK